A portion of the Halorussus salilacus genome contains these proteins:
- a CDS encoding ParA family protein yields MAETPRGWGVTPSTGIPTIAFGNQKGGTGKTTATINSAAALATRDHDVLAIDMDPQADMTKGLGLGPGDDNDPSSPKNELPNTLVTDDENLLDVLVDNPRTHDTSLSEIVIEADEYDHLNFDLIPSHKDMGLARDWMDDANARLSLKLALEEMVDDGYNYDFIVVDCPPDLSVLTDAAFIAAQNVFLAAQTQATSRDALDDLWDQLESIEDNQQIEIAIVGLLANMYRDDGQSQKFLNSFDESFASMAPIFKLPMRVAIQRAWDNGRDIFGWEDANDQQVERDLFLEVAETMERAFDKTQVEA; encoded by the coding sequence ATGGCTGAGACACCTCGTGGATGGGGCGTCACCCCATCGACTGGCATCCCCACGATCGCCTTCGGCAACCAAAAAGGCGGGACAGGAAAAACAACGGCGACGATCAACAGTGCCGCGGCGCTGGCCACTCGCGACCACGATGTTCTTGCAATCGATATGGACCCACAAGCCGACATGACGAAAGGGCTTGGACTTGGTCCAGGCGACGACAACGATCCATCAAGCCCGAAGAACGAACTCCCCAACACACTAGTCACCGATGACGAGAACCTGCTCGACGTACTCGTCGACAATCCGCGCACGCACGATACTAGTCTTTCAGAAATCGTGATCGAAGCCGACGAGTACGACCATCTGAACTTCGATCTGATTCCCAGTCACAAGGACATGGGCCTTGCTCGAGATTGGATGGACGATGCGAATGCCCGCCTCTCACTGAAACTCGCCCTCGAAGAGATGGTTGACGACGGATACAACTACGATTTTATCGTAGTCGATTGCCCTCCCGACCTCTCAGTCCTGACGGACGCGGCCTTCATCGCGGCTCAAAACGTCTTCCTGGCTGCACAGACCCAAGCAACATCACGGGATGCACTTGACGACCTATGGGACCAGCTGGAGTCCATCGAGGACAACCAGCAGATCGAGATTGCAATCGTCGGACTCCTGGCGAATATGTACCGGGACGACGGTCAGTCACAGAAATTCCTCAACTCCTTCGACGAGTCCTTCGCGTCGATGGCACCGATTTTCAAACTCCCGATGCGAGTAGCGATCCAGCGTGCGTGGGACAACGGACGAGATATTTTCGGGTGGGAAGACGCGAACGACCAGCAAGTAGAGCGCGACCTCTTTCTGGAGGTTGCGGAGACGATGGAACGAGCGTTCGACAAAACGCAGGTGGAGGCGTAA